The following is a genomic window from Deltaproteobacteria bacterium.
AACCCGCTTCCATCAGCGATCTTAGACCTCCGCCATAACTCGTCAAAGCTTCTTTCGGTGTTAGGAGCTTTTGTGAAACCGCCAACCCAATCGCCAAAGCCGAGCCCAGCAAAGATGCGGTAAATAGGATCATTGAAATGTCGTCGGAAGCGCGCGTAAAAACCGCTCGCCAATAGTCCAAAGAAAAACCACTCAAGCCTGGCTCTGCAGCATCACCGCCCACGGCTAAAATTCTAAATAAAATGAAAATGAGTACGGAAGCTACGGGGATGACCGCGTTGTACCACCGAGCGGGCACGCCCGGTTTTTCCAAAGCATGCATCTCTTCGGTAGCGTCATCACCAGCCGGTGAGACAGGGCCCCCGCCGCGCACGCGCCGCTCCGCCTTGAGCATCGGGCCAATATCGCGCTTCAGCATCGAACTTAGAAAAACGAGAATCAGAGTGAAGAAACAATAAAACCGAAGTGGCAAAATTTCGAAAAACAGACCGTAACCGCTGCTTGGTAAGCCTTCGATGTGACGAAACTCCGTCAAAATACTATCAAAGAGCCCAACCTCATACCCAATCCAGGTAGAGATGACCGCCACGCCAGCTATTGGGGCACTGGTTGAATCTACAATATAGGCCAGTTTTTCTCGGCTAATACGCATGCGATCCGTGAGTCCACGGGCCGTTGTTCCAACCACCACGGTGTTGGCGTAATCGTCAAAGAAAACTGCTGTACCCATGGTTGCCGTAACCACCTGTGCACTACGCGGTGATTTCGCAAAGCGGGACAGTATATTCACAAGCCCCAGCGTACCGCCCATCCGGCCAATCACCGTCACCATTCCCACCAAACCGAATGTGAAACCCAAAATCTCAAGGTTAAAACTGTCTGTTAGCACGGGCACTAAATAACCACTCAGAAGGGACCATAGCCCTGCTAGGGGGTTGCCACCTGCAAGTACAGAGCAGCCTAGCCAAACAGCCAGAAAGAGAGCCAAAACAACTTGGCGTAACCCTATCGCAAGGACCACTGCAACCAGCGGCGGGACAAGCGCTGTCCAATCACCTAGACGAGCATTTTGCCCAAACTTTTTCTCAGCCAAAGTCCCTGTCACGACCATATTAGAACCGTCAATCTTTACCGCCAAAACCATCAAAGGCGCGAGTGGATCGTCTACAATCTCAATCGATGATTGGCGCTTTACCCAAACCCGCATGGGCTCTTTGAGCCGCTCAGGCCCTTCAACCAAAACTCTAAGTTTCGCAGGCTGCTCAGCCGGTAGAATTGAATCCACACCCTTTCGCACCAAACCAATGCTTGTTTGTTCTTCCACGATGGTGCTGGAAATAGGCAAGGCCGCGCTTAAACTGATCAAAATAAGAGCGCTAAGAATCGTAACGATGGTTGGACGCAAATTCATGGCTCCCTCTAACACGGCCGCCACGATGTGTCACACTGCTAGCCAGTGCTATGCCGTCAGCGCTCAACTCTCTCCAGGGATGAAGAGATGAATCTTTGCGAAGAGGTGGCTACGCCCACGAATTTCAGCCTGATAGGGTAATTTATCTCCGGATTGGCTCATCCAAATCGTAGCATGCACCGGCTTTTTAGACCGTTC
Proteins encoded in this region:
- a CDS encoding Na+/H+ antiporter NhaC family protein, translating into MNLRPTIVTILSALILISLSAALPISSTIVEEQTSIGLVRKGVDSILPAEQPAKLRVLVEGPERLKEPMRVWVKRQSSIEIVDDPLAPLMVLAVKIDGSNMVVTGTLAEKKFGQNARLGDWTALVPPLVAVVLAIGLRQVVLALFLAVWLGCSVLAGGNPLAGLWSLLSGYLVPVLTDSFNLEILGFTFGLVGMVTVIGRMGGTLGLVNILSRFAKSPRSAQVVTATMGTAVFFDDYANTVVVGTTARGLTDRMRISREKLAYIVDSTSAPIAGVAVISTWIGYEVGLFDSILTEFRHIEGLPSSGYGLFFEILPLRFYCFFTLILVFLSSMLKRDIGPMLKAERRVRGGGPVSPAGDDATEEMHALEKPGVPARWYNAVIPVASVLIFILFRILAVGGDAAEPGLSGFSLDYWRAVFTRASDDISMILFTASLLGSALAIGLAVSQKLLTPKEALTSYGGGLRSLMEAGSILVLAWVTKGLCDDLGTGLALVGLIGNSLSVLFLPLVVFLLSGAIAFSTGTSWGTMALVLPVAAPLSVILSGDPLVFMVCMGAVLDGAIWGDHCSPISDTTVLSSTACGCPHVAHVKTQLSYALVSMGAAGLAGYLGYSAGWPIAASYAVGTLMMFGVLLIFGDNPDDPQTF